Sequence from the Puniceicoccaceae bacterium genome:
GTTGCATCCGAGGTAGGCGGCGAGATTAACCACCGTGCAGGAGACGGTGCCATCCCCCACGATGCCCGGCTCTTCGGGGAGCTTGAGCACGCGACGCAGCAGCGTCATCACTGCATTGTAGCTGGACAGGGGAATGACCCGATCCGAGAAGAGTTCGGGCACTTTGGGGTAAACCACATAGGCACTGACGAGGAAAGGGTGGTCGGTCTGAGTGTGCTCGTAGCCGCGAAAGGTGCCCTCATGGGGATCGACGGCAACTGTGATGTCGGGGCGAATTCCCTGACGGGTGACGGCGCGATAGGCTGAATTGACCACTGCGATGCACGCTCGCCCCTGGGCGGCTCGAAGGAAATCGAAGGATTCGTCGAGGGAAGGTCCTGCGCCGACGAGCACCATTGCGCGACCCTGAAAGATACCGCGCATCGCTGTGATTTCGATACCGAGCTGATGTTGAGCAAGGTTCTGCAAGGTATTGGAAAACACTTGTTCGGCATGGCTGATATCCGTGCGCAGCTGATTCCAGCGGATCGTCAACTGTCGCATGACGGCTTCGGTGAGGTTCTGATAGAGTCCTGCGTTGCGTTCATGCAGCGGGGCAAAGCGCAGTTGTGCGGCGCTCTGGATGCCGACCAGTTCGAGATTGAGACGCTGGATGACGTCGCGGTAGGAAAAAGGGGTGAGAAGGATGAAGCGCGGATGGGACAGCAGATCGCTTACATCCTGTCGCTGCAGTAACTGTAACAACAGTCCGGTCTCTGCTTCGAGCACACAGATGCGGCTGCTGGAGGGCAGCTCCAAGAGCAGTTTTCGGAGGTGAGAACCGTCACCCAAGCCACCTGTCACCCAGACGCGATGAGGGGTTTCGCGAACCTGCCCGGCCCAAGCGTCAATGTCTGCAGGATTGGCATAAACACGATGGAGAAAGGCTTCAAATTCTGCGGTTGATGCAGGTTCAGCTGCGTATGCCTTGAGTTCCTCGATGACCGAGGGAAAGCGCTTGGCGAGTGCCTGAAGATTTTGAGACAGCTCGGAATTCATCGCACGGGAATCGGGACGAATGGGTGAAAGATCGGCTGCCGGGAATGGAGTTGGAGGTTATCGTTTCTCGAGAATCTCCACTTCATATCCATCCGGATCGGTAACAAAAGCCATGCGTTTTTCCGGATTCTCAAACGTTTCGCGCCATCCGTCGGGCCAGACCTCAATGCCCTTCTCCTCCAGTCGTTCGCAGAAACTGATGATATTGGGAACCCCGATGGCGGTGTGCATCAGGTCTTCGGGCACTGCGACCTTGTAGTCGGGGGAATAGGTCAGCTCAAGCATGTGATCGTTACCGGGCAGTCGCAGGTGCACGATCTGGTTGCCAGCAGGGGAGCGGTCATTGCGTTTGTAGACCATGAAACCAAAACCGTTGCAGTAGAAATCAACGGATTGCTCCAGATTGCTGACGCGGATGCGGGTGTGCAGGAATTTATTCATATCAGATTCGATGATTGGGTGGGGATTTGCGGGGTGTGTATTTTCATTACTTTAGGCAAGCCCCTGCCTTCATCGTTGGCAAAGCTTGGCTGGGCGCAATCGAAAAAATGGCTTGGGTAACCAGTCCGGGCAGTGCAACACGCTTTACTTGGAGCCGATGGTGCCGTAGGAATGAAAGCAGACTCATCATGGTTGTCGGATCGATTATTGCGCGATTGGGGAGTAAGCGGCTTCCTTACAAAAACCTTCTGCCCTACCGGGGAGTCCCCCTGGTGCGCCTGGGAGTGGAAAAACTGCTGCGCTGTCAATGCGTGGATGTGGTGGTGGTTTCGACCGAGAGCGAGTTGATCGCCCGTACTGTAGCTGACATGGGAGTGGTGCTGTTGCGTCGACCTGAGGAGCTGGCGGGGGATGGAGTTCCGAGCATTCCGGTATTTCAGCACATCGTGGCGCAGCATCCGTGTGAGGTGCATGTGAACTATAATATCAATTTTCCGCAGTGTGATCCTGTGGTGATTGATCGCGCTGTCGACCTTGCCCGGAGTCTGCCTGGTGGTGAAGCCCTTTCGGTTCCGTATGCGGTGTGGGCCCAAACCAGTCAGTGCCTTCACGACTATGGTGATCCATGGAATATCACCGCAGAGCGCTTCAATGATGATCGTGTGACCGAACCCGACATCCATACCCTGGAGGACCTGCTGGAGAATCACAGAACGGGTCAGCCGGACTTTGGCAGCTGGTGAGGTCTGATGTATGCACGGAAGTTGGCGGCGACTCCAACGTTTCAGGCATAAAAATCTCATGAAACCAGAGGAAAACCTGAGTTTCTCCTAACGATTTTGCACAGGCATCCGATTAGTTGAGGGTTGAAACGTTTTTTGCATTCTGGAATGAAGTTGTCGCCTACAGTCCGTCAAGTTCCCGCCCGTGCTTCCCACGGGGCATCCCTGCTGCGATCCCTCTGGGCCGGACTGTTGCTCATCTGCGTGGGTTCACCTCATGCAACAGCCAGTGGCCTTGGACTGGATCCGACGGAGTCGGGGTTGGCCTTTCGGGCACCCACAGCTCCTGCAAAACAGAACCAGAGTGCGTTCCAAATCGTACGAAGGGAACGATGGAAGGTAGAGTCTGAGATGGGTGCAGAACTCGAATCGGAAGAGATTGAGGAGATCCCCGTATATCCCGGATGGAAAGGATATTTGCAGGAAAAAGGACCCTCACGCGTGGTTGTGGAGGCTGAGCAAAAGCGGGAAATTCAACCCTTGGATGATGCGATCTGGCAGCTCATCATGGGTGACCCGGCATCTCCGGATCTCTACGAATCATCTCCATCTGAATCTGCAATAGCTGGCAACTCCTCTCGGGAGGGAGCGGATTCGTCAGACCAACAACTGGATGCTTCCGAATCGCTCGAGGATGAACTGCAGGCGCAGGCGGGAGAACGGCGAGAATCATCCTCAAATCCACAGGAAGCTGCAGCTCTGGATGATTCCGCTGAGACTTATCGACGCTTGATGGAGCTGTTTACCCAACCGGTTTTGACAACGCCTGTTCGCGATCTCCACGATACCGAAGGTCGGGTTTCGTTCCGCATCCCGCAGACTGATAATCAAAGTTCTGTCATTCGCCAGGGTAGCCGTGCGCGTTTTGAGATTCGCAGGCAGTGAAGGGAATCGTTATCTTTCGAATCATGTATCCATTTTCAATCATACGGACTCCAATGTGCTGTAATATTCACCGATGCAGGGTTCTCCTGTTGATGGGGTGGTTTGCCATCGTGGGGTATGTTCCATTTGTTCAGGCTCAAGGCGAGCGGTCGGATCTATTGGAAGCGCAAGCAGGCATTGAAGAGGGACTGTCGTTCATGGATCAAGTTGCGCAGCAAGAACTCGACCACCCATTTTCGTCGCCGAAAGAACCGATCTCACTGGGGAGCGAGTTAAAGGTGGAGGTTGAGCAGTCAATCCTGGAAAAGGATGCGCGCCTGCGATCCCGTCTCGACAATGCACTGGCAACACGAGATGAAGAGGAGTTGGTTAAGTTTCTCGAAATGGAGATCGGGGAGGACTATCAACGGCGCCTGTTGCTGACCCTTGGAGGAATCTATGAAAAGCAAAACAGCAACTCCCGGCTGATTGCGCTCTACGAAAAGTTCATCCTCGAATTTCCCAGAGATCCTGAGGTTCCAAAGCTCTACCTCAAACTGGGGCGCATGTATCGGGATGCAGGAGTGACCAATACTGCACTTGCGAAGTTCTACAACGTCTTGAATGCGGCCCTCAGTGTGCCCGTCGAGGAACTTAAGGATTATCAGGAAGTCTCTCATCGCGCTCAACTCGAAATTGCTGAGACCTTTTTCCAGCTGGGTTCCTATGAACAGGCATCCAAGTTCTTCCGGCGCCTGTTGCGCATCGAACTGGTCGAGCAGGACCGGCAGAGTGTTTTGTTCAAATATGCCTACACTCTCTATTTGTCAGGTGATTTCAGTGAAGCAGT
This genomic interval carries:
- a CDS encoding VOC family protein, translating into MNKFLHTRIRVSNLEQSVDFYCNGFGFMVYKRNDRSPAGNQIVHLRLPGNDHMLELTYSPDYKVAVPEDLMHTAIGVPNIISFCERLEEKGIEVWPDGWRETFENPEKRMAFVTDPDGYEVEILEKR
- a CDS encoding 6-hydroxymethylpterin diphosphokinase MptE-like protein; this encodes MNSELSQNLQALAKRFPSVIEELKAYAAEPASTAEFEAFLHRVYANPADIDAWAGQVRETPHRVWVTGGLGDGSHLRKLLLELPSSSRICVLEAETGLLLQLLQRQDVSDLLSHPRFILLTPFSYRDVIQRLNLELVGIQSAAQLRFAPLHERNAGLYQNLTEAVMRQLTIRWNQLRTDISHAEQVFSNTLQNLAQHQLGIEITAMRGIFQGRAMVLVGAGPSLDESFDFLRAAQGRACIAVVNSAYRAVTRQGIRPDITVAVDPHEGTFRGYEHTQTDHPFLVSAYVVYPKVPELFSDRVIPLSSYNAVMTLLRRVLKLPEEPGIVGDGTVSCTVVNLAAYLGCNEVYLVGQDMAIRADGQAHVSDSFYSDDADNHIEPASCEWLPGNEGHPVPVEKKLHAYLRIFENLVSHYAGLRFHNLARTGARIHGAPYVPMEQAIQQVQALPQHHFHTELSARAERARLPAPVFEAVKRVFFKYDQFLENFLKATLSFAVEGEQWVMQGNATAPVQSLQAKRQQILDLMQQNPLFATLLGEGRTKTEYHDFICAEEPWKLINDPTATIPEMLPQVWAFVEGAVFQRDLIQTHLLAPRQAQS
- a CDS encoding tetratricopeptide repeat protein, giving the protein MYPFSIIRTPMCCNIHRCRVLLLMGWFAIVGYVPFVQAQGERSDLLEAQAGIEEGLSFMDQVAQQELDHPFSSPKEPISLGSELKVEVEQSILEKDARLRSRLDNALATRDEEELVKFLEMEIGEDYQRRLLLTLGGIYEKQNSNSRLIALYEKFILEFPRDPEVPKLYLKLGRMYRDAGVTNTALAKFYNVLNAALSVPVEELKDYQEVSHRAQLEIAETFFQLGSYEQASKFFRRLLRIELVEQDRQSVLFKYAYTLYLSGDFSEAVPSLRAFLQDFPESDMAPEARYLLSETYIRLKDPKSAMRETLELLTAEVSKIETHPAAWLYWKKRTGNRLANQFYQDGNYMDALTIYQAMVDISDNPSWTWPVLYQIGLSFEKLDMGPKAIETYRRIAEEQKTLRAPDSEDPTLTSIFEMALWRMDRLEMDISMELSLKQILSNS